The Deltaproteobacteria bacterium genome has a segment encoding these proteins:
- a CDS encoding substrate-binding domain-containing protein, with translation MADRQLVVIAANFTFSFPAKMLAHISNNIKLGEHITQYATNGDIKGLEQQCYQRVLNTKGPVVLIGICIQPDTHIMADFKQAKIPVILIDETAEGASTITTNNFLGGYLATEHLIHKGYRNIAIISGRTDVQGGYNSIKRLEGARQAYYDNGLIFNKNYIIEVQDYSYVDGLKTMQEIIQDNKHVDAIFCAAGDDSAAGILRAAREHGLSVPKDLAIVGYDDTEVAQILSPSLTTIKQPLKEMAETAYKIAVTENLDELINNRRNVAFEPELIIREST, from the coding sequence ATGGCCGACAGACAACTAGTTGTAATTGCTGCTAATTTTACATTTTCATTCCCGGCCAAAATGCTTGCACACATAAGTAACAATATAAAACTAGGAGAACATATCACTCAGTACGCTACCAATGGCGATATTAAGGGTCTTGAGCAACAATGCTACCAGCGCGTACTTAATACTAAAGGGCCAGTAGTATTAATTGGGATTTGTATACAGCCAGACACCCATATCATGGCTGATTTTAAGCAGGCCAAAATACCGGTAATACTAATTGATGAAACAGCCGAAGGAGCATCTACGATAACGACCAACAATTTTTTGGGTGGCTATTTAGCTACGGAACATCTTATTCATAAAGGTTATCGCAATATTGCCATTATATCAGGGCGTACTGATGTACAAGGTGGCTATAATTCTATAAAACGCTTAGAAGGAGCACGCCAAGCTTATTATGACAATGGACTAATATTTAATAAAAATTACATAATAGAGGTACAAGATTATTCTTATGTTGATGGCTTAAAAACAATGCAAGAAATCATACAAGACAACAAACATGTTGATGCTATTTTTTGCGCTGCAGGTGATGATTCTGCAGCAGGGATTCTTCGTGCTGCTCGTGAGCATGGCTTATCAGTACCAAAAGACTTAGCTATAGTAGGATATGATGACACGGAAGTTGCACAAATTTTATCTCCATCTTTAACAACTATCAAACAGCCACTAAAAGAAATGGCAGAAACAGCCTATAAAATTGCAGTGACAGAAAACCTTGATGAATTAATTAATAATCGGCGAAATGTGGCATTTGAACCTGAGTTGATTATACGCGAGTCCACATAA